The Parabacteroides sp. AD58 genome includes a window with the following:
- the cas8c gene encoding type I-C CRISPR-associated protein Cas8c/Csd1, with amino-acid sequence MILKALYDYYQRSGEDVAPLGLEYKQIGFIIVLDKDGHFLRFEDRRLDKKSAQQFLVMKSVGRSSAPVANYLYDNSQYVFGYSDKGDLGSMRKYFDTFKSKLAEIYGMYPENKAIQAVFAFYQQEPSAMVKAMQQDALWDDIAKNLNKKYSTFSFLIDGDTEIVASKRDLMNVATPEDTVVGKLCLVTGKRSKTVEVTTATMIPGSQATAKLVAFQVNSGYDSYGKTKGNNAPISEDAEFAYTTALNHMLRPDSHNKFMVGNRTFLFWASSESEASKESEDSLFALLGRPETDDDDPNRRIELVRSTFMAIYNGKLNADKDDTFYILGLAPNSARIAVVYWNEMPLRDFAGVISRHFEDMEMVDIRKEKKPYVGLHSILGSVTLGGKSSDAIPNMPDAVVKSIFQGLPYPISLFQACIRRVRAEQSINVVRAAIMKAYLNRLNDNNHKNIENMLDKENNNQGYLCGRLFAVLENLQYAANKQDSIRSSYMNAASSTPAAVFSTILKLSNSHYGKLSKENKGLAVFFDNQKKEIMAMIQDFPTTLDLGNQGRFFLGYYHQKCYRENKETEE; translated from the coding sequence ATGATACTGAAAGCGTTGTATGATTATTATCAGCGGAGTGGAGAAGATGTAGCTCCTTTAGGGTTGGAATATAAGCAGATTGGCTTTATCATTGTTCTGGATAAGGATGGGCATTTCTTGCGATTCGAAGACAGACGTTTGGACAAGAAATCTGCACAGCAGTTTTTGGTGATGAAGAGCGTAGGACGATCCAGTGCCCCCGTGGCCAATTATCTGTATGACAACAGTCAATACGTCTTTGGCTATTCAGATAAGGGAGATTTGGGTAGTATGCGTAAATACTTTGATACATTCAAGTCTAAACTGGCCGAAATTTATGGAATGTATCCCGAGAATAAGGCAATTCAAGCTGTTTTCGCATTTTATCAGCAGGAGCCGTCTGCTATGGTTAAGGCTATGCAGCAAGATGCACTGTGGGATGATATTGCTAAAAATCTGAACAAGAAATATTCTACATTTTCTTTTTTGATTGATGGTGATACCGAGATTGTTGCTTCTAAAAGAGATTTGATGAATGTGGCAACCCCGGAAGACACTGTAGTGGGAAAGCTTTGTCTGGTTACCGGAAAACGTTCGAAAACAGTAGAGGTTACTACGGCAACCATGATACCCGGAAGTCAGGCTACCGCAAAGTTGGTGGCTTTTCAGGTAAACTCCGGATATGACTCGTACGGGAAGACGAAAGGAAACAATGCTCCGATTTCTGAGGATGCGGAGTTTGCATATACCACAGCATTGAATCATATGCTTCGTCCTGATTCACATAACAAATTCATGGTGGGGAATCGTACGTTTCTTTTCTGGGCTTCTTCTGAAAGTGAGGCTTCCAAAGAGTCTGAGGATAGTTTGTTTGCTTTATTGGGGCGTCCGGAAACAGACGATGATGATCCGAACAGACGCATAGAGTTGGTGCGCAGCACTTTTATGGCCATCTATAATGGAAAGTTAAATGCTGACAAAGATGATACATTTTATATATTAGGATTGGCACCCAATTCTGCCAGAATAGCCGTGGTATATTGGAATGAAATGCCGCTTCGAGACTTTGCCGGTGTGATTAGCAGGCATTTTGAAGACATGGAGATGGTAGACATACGTAAGGAAAAGAAACCGTATGTAGGATTGCATTCCATCTTAGGAAGTGTTACTTTGGGAGGAAAATCAAGTGATGCAATTCCCAATATGCCGGATGCGGTAGTGAAAAGCATTTTTCAGGGCTTGCCTTATCCGATATCACTTTTTCAGGCTTGCATCCGCCGTGTACGTGCAGAGCAGTCAATAAACGTTGTTCGTGCAGCTATTATGAAAGCCTATCTGAACAGATTGAATGATAATAACCATAAAAATATTGAGAATATGTTAGACAAAGAGAATAATAATCAAGGCTATCTTTGTGGCCGACTGTTCGCAGTTTTAGAGAATCTGCAGTATGCGGCCAACAAGCAGGATTCTATCCGTTCCAGTTACATGAATGCAGCCTCATCTACACCGGCTGCTGTATTTTCAACCATTCTGAAGCTGTCAAACAGTCACTATGGAAAGTTGTCAAAGGAGAATAAAGGACTGGCTGTCTTCTTTGATAATCAAAAGAAAGAAATAATGGCTATGATTCAGGATTTCCCGACAACTTTGGATTTGGGAAATCAGGGTAGATTCTTTTTGGGATACTATCATCAAAAATGTTATAGAGAGAACAAAGAAACAGAAGAGTAA
- the cas4 gene encoding CRISPR-associated protein Cas4 has protein sequence MYSEDDMLMLSGIQHFRFCPRQWALIHIDQQWEENRLTIEGQILHHHVDDPFYRQKCGDLITLRAVNIASHELGLYGISDAIELHPSSSEEDTIQHPKYPGRWQPVIVEYKHGKPKKNEIDEVQLAAQVMCLEEMYRIHIPYGAFFYGELRHRVHVDITDELRQIVHDCAWEMHWIFEKTLLPKAEYGKHCEKCSLKEICMPKMEQCCMTASTYLKNNLYQ, from the coding sequence ATGTATAGCGAAGATGATATGCTCATGCTTTCGGGAATACAGCATTTCAGATTCTGTCCCCGCCAATGGGCTTTGATACATATTGACCAGCAATGGGAAGAAAATCGGCTTACGATAGAAGGTCAGATTCTGCATCATCATGTGGATGACCCTTTTTATCGGCAGAAGTGCGGTGACCTGATTACTTTGCGTGCAGTAAATATTGCTTCGCATGAATTGGGGCTCTATGGCATCTCGGATGCCATAGAGCTGCATCCTTCATCTTCGGAAGAAGATACGATTCAGCATCCTAAATATCCAGGAAGATGGCAACCGGTAATTGTAGAATATAAACATGGAAAACCTAAAAAGAATGAGATAGATGAGGTACAGCTTGCAGCTCAGGTAATGTGTCTGGAAGAGATGTACCGGATTCATATCCCATATGGTGCTTTCTTTTATGGTGAACTACGACATCGGGTACATGTGGACATAACGGACGAACTGCGACAAATTGTTCATGATTGTGCTTGGGAGATGCATTGGATTTTTGAAAAAACACTTCTTCCCAAAGCCGAATATGGCAAGCATTGTGAGAAGTGTTCTCTGAAAGAAATCTGTATGCCCAAAATGGAACAGTGTTGTATGACTGCGAGTACTTATCTGAAAAATAATCTGTATCAATGA
- the cas1c gene encoding type I-C CRISPR-associated endonuclease Cas1c encodes MRKLLNILYVTTPEAYLSKDGQNVVVSVKQEEVFRIPAINIEGIVTFGYMGASPGVMKLCSDNGISLTFLSSHGRFISRVQGATKGNVLLRKKQYFLSDDDSWSLHVAQIMIGGKIQNYRNILKRYMRDYGENEDISRVVRVLEQAKRDALNTPDKSSLMGYEGLASNAYFEVFSVLILNQKTDFPFLGRNRRPPKDAVNAMLSFAYTLIANDVAAALETVGLDPYVGFLHTLRPGRTSLALDLMEELRAYLGDRFVLSLINKRQITGKDFLSQGDNGIVMTEKGKKTFITAWQARKRETIIHPYLNEKIEIGLLPYVQAMLLARYIRQDIDDYPVFLIK; translated from the coding sequence ATGAGAAAACTGTTGAATATATTGTATGTAACAACACCTGAAGCATACCTCAGTAAAGATGGGCAGAACGTAGTTGTGTCCGTCAAACAGGAAGAGGTGTTTCGTATTCCGGCTATCAACATAGAAGGAATCGTTACGTTTGGTTATATGGGAGCAAGTCCTGGAGTAATGAAATTATGCAGTGATAATGGTATCTCTCTTACTTTCCTTTCATCTCATGGCAGATTTATCAGCAGAGTACAAGGAGCAACGAAAGGAAATGTGTTGTTACGTAAAAAGCAATATTTTCTTTCGGATGATGACTCATGGTCATTGCATGTTGCTCAAATCATGATCGGCGGTAAAATCCAGAATTATCGAAATATTCTGAAAAGGTATATGCGTGATTATGGAGAAAATGAGGACATAAGTCGGGTTGTGCGGGTTCTGGAACAAGCAAAGCGAGATGCTTTGAATACTCCCGACAAATCTTCATTGATGGGCTATGAAGGTTTGGCTTCAAATGCATATTTCGAGGTATTCTCGGTATTGATATTAAATCAAAAGACTGATTTCCCTTTTCTGGGCCGAAACCGTCGTCCTCCAAAAGATGCCGTTAATGCCATGTTATCTTTTGCTTATACATTAATAGCCAATGATGTAGCTGCTGCATTAGAAACAGTTGGCTTGGATCCTTATGTTGGATTTCTTCATACCCTTCGTCCCGGACGCACTTCTTTAGCGTTGGATTTGATGGAGGAACTGAGAGCTTATTTGGGGGATCGTTTTGTTTTATCGTTAATAAACAAGCGCCAAATAACTGGGAAGGATTTTCTTTCACAAGGTGACAATGGGATTGTTATGACAGAAAAAGGGAAAAAGACTTTTATTACTGCATGGCAAGCGAGAAAAAGAGAAACTATAATTCACCCTTATCTTAATGAAAAGATTGAGATCGGTTTATTGCCTTATGTGCAGGCAATGTTATTGGCTCGGTATATACGGCAAGATATTGACGATTATCCAGTTTTTTTAATAAAATAG
- the cas2 gene encoding CRISPR-associated endonuclease Cas2 yields MYILVTYDVDTTCNEGARRLRRVAKACLDYGQRVQNSVFECEVTEAQLCTLKNMICDIIDVQTDSVRFYYLNKNIARRAEVLGVETSYNVNDAIII; encoded by the coding sequence ATGTATATTCTAGTAACGTATGATGTAGATACAACGTGTAATGAAGGTGCCCGTAGATTAAGACGTGTGGCTAAAGCATGTTTGGATTATGGCCAAAGAGTACAAAATTCCGTGTTTGAATGTGAAGTTACTGAAGCACAATTATGCACTTTAAAGAATATGATTTGTGATATAATTGACGTTCAGACAGATAGCGTTAGGTTCTACTATCTCAATAAGAATATTGCCCGACGAGCAGAAGTACTAGGAGTAGAAACATCTTATAATGTAAATGATGCTATAATTATATAG